AGGTGCTGATCTTCTCCTCGGTCATGTCGTGCGTCCTGCTGGCCGTCATGCTCAGCGTCCCGGCCATCCGCGCGCTGCGGCGGGCACCGGATACCCTCCTTCGCAAGGCGGAGGGCGAGCCGGCGCTCTGAGCCGGCGGAACGGGGCGTCGCGCTCGGCCGGAGCCGCCAGGTGGGAGGTCGCCCGGCGGGGGTCGCCCGGCTCCCGTCGGCCGGACGGCCGGACGGCCGCGTTCCGGCGTACCGGGCGCCCGTCACTCCTCCGGCGGGAAGACCACCTCACCCGACCCCACCAGTGTCAGCGTGATCGCCTCCACCGGGCAGCCCTCCGCCGCCGCGAGGACCTGTTCGCCGGCGTCGCGGTCCTCTTCGCGGGGGTGGGACTGGCGGGCGGTGTCCAGCTGGAAGGCGTCCGGGGCGTGGTTGACGCACATGCCGGAGCCGATGCAGACGGAGCGGTCGACCTCCACGTGCCAGCGGTCGCCCATCATGCCTCCCGGTAGCCGGCGGGGAGGTGGATCATCTTGTGCTCGAAGAACTCGCCGTACCCCTCGGGGCCGAACTCGCGGCCCAGGCCGGAGTTCTTGTAGCCGCCGAAGGGGCCGAGCATGTCGAGGCTGAAGGTGTTCACGCTGTACGTGCCGGTGCGGACGCGGCGGGCCACGTCGATGCCGCGTTCGGTGTCCGCGGTCCAGACGCTGCCGCTGAGGCCGTACGGGGAGTCGTCGGCGATGCGGACGGCCTCGGCCTCGTCGGCGTACGGGATCAGGCAGATCACCGGGCCGAAGATCTCCTCGCGGGCGATGCGCATGGAGTTGTCCACCGAGCCGAAGAGGGTGGGCTCGACGTACCAGCCGCGCTCCTGGGAGGCCGGTACGTTGCCGCCCGTGAGGATCTTGGCGCCTTCCTCCTGGCCCAGCCTGATGTAGTCCAGGGAGCGCTGTTGCTGGCGTCGCGCCACCAGGGGGCCCAGTTCGGTGGCCGGGTCCAGGGGGTCGCCCACGCGGAGTGCGCCCGCCGCCGCCGCGAACGCCTCCGCCATCTCGTCGTAGCGGGAGCGCGGGACCAGGATGCGCGTCTGGGCCACGCACGCCTGACCGTTGATCATCCAGGCGAAGGGGACGATGCCCGCGACCGCCGCCTCCAGGTCCGCGTCGGGGAGGATCACCGCCGCCGACTTGCCGCCCAGCTCCAGGGTGACGCGGGTCAGGTTGCGCGAGGCCACCTCCATCACGCGCCGCCCGGCGGCGACCGAGCCGGTGAAGGAGACCTTGTCCACGTCCCGGTGGCCCACCAGGTACTCGCTCACCTCGCGGTCGGCCGGGAGGATGGAGAGGACGCCCTCCGGCAGCCCCGCCTCCGCCACGATCTCCGCCAGCAGATAGGCGTCCAGAGGAGTTTCGGGCGACACCTTCAGGACGGCCGTGCATCCCGCCAGCAGCGCGGGGGCCAGCTTCGCCGCCGCCGTGAACTGCGGGACGTTCCACGGGACGATGGCGGCCACCACTCCGACCGGTTCGCGGCGCACCAGCAGCGGGCCCAGGACTCCGTCGCGGCGCTCCTCGTAGGGGAACGTGCGCGCCACCGTGATCGCCGAGTCCCAGACCATCATCGCGGCCAGCGCCTGCACCATCACGCTCGCGCTGTACGGGGTGCCGTTCTGGACGCTGATCAGGCGCGCGAACTCCTCGTGCCACACGGCGAAGGCGTCCTTGATCCGGGTGATCACCGCGATCCGCTCGTCCAGCGTCATCCGGGGCCACGGGCCCTCGTCGAAGGCGTGGCGGGCGGCGGCGACCGCCTGGTCCACGTCGGCCTCGGAGGCGTGCGGCACACGGCCGATGACCTGTTCGGTGTGCGGGGAGATCACCTCGATGACCTCGGTGGAGAGCGGATCGGTGAACTCGCCGCCGATGAACAGCTGTCCGTGCTCCACCAGCTCCGTACGTTCCGTCATGGCCGTTGCCTCCCGCGAAGCGAACCCGTGCACCGCAACTGACTGCTCGTCAGAACTGATACCAGTTCCCGTTCCAGGAGTCCACGGCGTGGACCGTACCCGAGAGGCGGCGATATGGTCGGCCCGGGCTACCAATGGAACGAGTTCTCGTTAGAGTGGGGGCAGTTCGCGCCGCCGCCGAGCAGAGATGGGGAGCCCATGACTCAGGTGACGCAGGTGGCCCACGTGGCCGACCACGGCGGGGGCGTCCACAGCATCAAGGTCCCCATCCCGGACAACCCTCTCGGCCACACCCTGGTCCACCTCGTCGACACCGACCGGGGACCCGTCCTCATCGACACCGGCTGGGACGACCCGGCCTCCTGGGACACGCTCGTCGCCGGGCTCACCGCCCTCTCCACCTCCGTCACCGACATCCACGGCGTCGTCATCACCCACCACCACCCCGACCACCACGGCCTCTCCGGCCAGGTCCGCGAGGCGTCCGGGGCCTGGATCGCGATGCACGAGGCGGACACCGCGATCGTCCGGCGTACCCGGGAGGCCGAGCCCGGCACCTGGCTCGGCTACCTCACCCGCAAGCTCGCCGCCGTCGGCGCCCCCGACGACCACCTCGCCCCGCTGATCGCCGCCCGGACCGGCGGGCGGCTGCGGACCCTGCCCGGGCTGCGCGCCGCCCTCCCGGACCGGGAGATCGTGCCCGGAGAGCTGCTCCCCCTCGCCGGGCGGCGGCTGCGGGCCGTCTGGACCCCCGGCCACACCCCGGGCCATGTCTGCCTCCATCTGGAGGAGCGGCATCCGGCGGACCTGCCGGGGCACGGGCGGCTGTTCTCCGGGGACCATCTGCTGCCCGGGATCAGCCCGCACATCGGGCTGTACGAGGACCCGGACGACACCGCCGTCACCGATCCGCTCGGCGACTACCTCGCCTCCCTGGAGCGGATCGGGCGGCTCGGGGTGGCCGAGGTGCTGCCCGCCCACCAGCACGCGTTCACCGATGCGGGCGGACGCGTGCGGGAGCTGCTGGACCACCACGAGGAGCGGCTCACCGGGCTGCTCGCCCTGCTCGCCACC
This DNA window, taken from Streptomyces griseus subsp. griseus, encodes the following:
- a CDS encoding MBL fold metallo-hydrolase — encoded protein: MTQVTQVAHVADHGGGVHSIKVPIPDNPLGHTLVHLVDTDRGPVLIDTGWDDPASWDTLVAGLTALSTSVTDIHGVVITHHHPDHHGLSGQVREASGAWIAMHEADTAIVRRTREAEPGTWLGYLTRKLAAVGAPDDHLAPLIAARTGGRLRTLPGLRAALPDREIVPGELLPLAGRRLRAVWTPGHTPGHVCLHLEERHPADLPGHGRLFSGDHLLPGISPHIGLYEDPDDTAVTDPLGDYLASLERIGRLGVAEVLPAHQHAFTDAGGRVRELLDHHEERLTGLLALLATPLTPWQLAERMEWNRPWEQIPHGSRSIAVSEAESHLRRLVKLGRAEAVPGSEPVTYRAV
- a CDS encoding aldehyde dehydrogenase, with the protein product MTERTELVEHGQLFIGGEFTDPLSTEVIEVISPHTEQVIGRVPHASEADVDQAVAAARHAFDEGPWPRMTLDERIAVITRIKDAFAVWHEEFARLISVQNGTPYSASVMVQALAAMMVWDSAITVARTFPYEERRDGVLGPLLVRREPVGVVAAIVPWNVPQFTAAAKLAPALLAGCTAVLKVSPETPLDAYLLAEIVAEAGLPEGVLSILPADREVSEYLVGHRDVDKVSFTGSVAAGRRVMEVASRNLTRVTLELGGKSAAVILPDADLEAAVAGIVPFAWMINGQACVAQTRILVPRSRYDEMAEAFAAAAGALRVGDPLDPATELGPLVARRQQQRSLDYIRLGQEEGAKILTGGNVPASQERGWYVEPTLFGSVDNSMRIAREEIFGPVICLIPYADEAEAVRIADDSPYGLSGSVWTADTERGIDVARRVRTGTYSVNTFSLDMLGPFGGYKNSGLGREFGPEGYGEFFEHKMIHLPAGYREA
- a CDS encoding ferredoxin, coding for MGDRWHVEVDRSVCIGSGMCVNHAPDAFQLDTARQSHPREEDRDAGEQVLAAAEGCPVEAITLTLVGSGEVVFPPEE